The proteins below are encoded in one region of Akkermansiaceae bacterium:
- a CDS encoding type II secretion system protein has product MKTNRFPAKRSKSSGFTLIELLVAMSITVVLIGVLVYLTAISMDTYRDSRNEVRASRQAKEALETIAKDLESMVSRRDGNTYEWLYAGEEGFSNMGPSGKEITNTSQLIFFTGATDRYNGQIGVNGVDNGGDVSCVSYRLVYRDQIGDTNDDKFAVFSFYRHLVDPDDAFELLAVNDLESAYSTKFNDGDALTANNFLVENIYEFTLTFLVEYTPSGSNTTKIERVSLRQNGKDNYTEFRLKGNKIQATGPGAGVIAIENGVIVGAEVSITVLTDRGITLAKNVSPEIWERERKKHSYHYTKTITTPRP; this is encoded by the coding sequence ATGAAAACAAACCGATTCCCCGCCAAACGCTCCAAGTCCTCAGGATTTACCCTCATCGAACTTCTGGTTGCGATGTCCATCACCGTTGTTTTGATCGGTGTGCTGGTCTACCTTACCGCAATCTCGATGGACACCTACCGGGACAGTCGCAACGAAGTACGCGCTTCAAGGCAAGCGAAGGAGGCGCTTGAAACCATTGCCAAGGACCTGGAAAGCATGGTCTCCCGCAGGGATGGCAACACCTACGAATGGTTGTATGCAGGGGAAGAAGGGTTTTCCAACATGGGTCCCAGTGGCAAGGAGATCACCAACACCAGTCAACTGATCTTTTTTACTGGGGCAACCGACCGCTATAACGGTCAGATCGGTGTCAATGGTGTGGACAATGGTGGTGATGTTTCCTGTGTCAGCTACCGTCTTGTTTATCGCGACCAGATTGGCGACACCAACGATGATAAATTTGCCGTGTTCTCGTTCTACCGTCATCTGGTAGACCCCGATGACGCGTTCGAACTCCTCGCGGTGAATGATTTGGAATCCGCCTACTCGACAAAATTCAATGATGGTGACGCCCTGACGGCAAACAATTTCCTGGTTGAGAATATTTATGAATTCACCTTGACCTTCCTGGTGGAATACACCCCATCCGGGTCTAACACTACAAAGATTGAACGTGTTTCACTGCGTCAGAATGGTAAGGACAACTACACGGAGTTTCGTTTGAAAGGTAACAAGATCCAGGCTACGGGTCCTGGTGCTGGTGTTATAGCGATTGAAAACGGAGTAATCGTCGGTGCGGAGGTCAGTATCACCGTGCTGACCGACCGGGGGATTACCCTGGCCAAGAATGTGTCACCGGAGATTTGGGAAAGGGAAAGGAAAAAGCATAGCTACCACTACACCAAGACCATCACCACACCCCGCCCCTAG